A single window of Phycisphaeraceae bacterium DNA harbors:
- a CDS encoding glycosyltransferase, which produces MHIVHVIDALDPAHGGPSVVCTALAAAQAGLGHRLTIVSFDKPGAAERTGRMLAATPGIDGVDVRLLPRPRGFGAVLATPARRELRSLLASAQWTVLHGVWDPVLLAGANESRRAAVPYCVVPHGMLEPWCMSQKWLKKKASLLVATRRMLNSAAFLHALNPDEVRGMIPHRLSPPVHVIPNGVFLEEVDPLPPPGAFRSAHATVGDRPYILFLSRIHFRKGLDHLADAFAILAKHDPGVALVVAGPDDGERGPFESRIARHGLADRVLLTGPIYGRDKFAAFADAACFCLPSREEGFSMAILEALACRTPVVISDHCHFPEVAEAGAGEVVPLTAEALAAALARVLQSPERAEMGQAGRRLIEQRYTWRAIAEQSLGFYQSAAGTAAPASPRT; this is translated from the coding sequence ATGCACATCGTCCACGTCATTGACGCTCTCGACCCAGCCCACGGCGGTCCCTCGGTGGTCTGCACCGCGCTCGCCGCGGCGCAGGCCGGGCTGGGTCACCGGCTGACGATCGTCTCTTTCGACAAGCCCGGCGCGGCCGAGCGGACCGGCCGAATGCTGGCGGCAACCCCGGGCATCGACGGCGTCGATGTCAGGCTCTTGCCAAGGCCAAGAGGGTTCGGCGCGGTGCTCGCGACGCCCGCCAGGCGGGAACTGCGGTCGCTGCTCGCCTCCGCCCAGTGGACTGTCCTGCACGGCGTGTGGGACCCGGTCCTGCTCGCCGGCGCGAACGAATCACGCCGGGCCGCCGTTCCCTACTGCGTCGTGCCCCACGGCATGCTCGAGCCCTGGTGCATGTCGCAGAAGTGGCTGAAGAAGAAGGCCTCGCTCCTGGTCGCCACACGCCGGATGCTCAACTCCGCCGCGTTCCTCCACGCCCTCAACCCCGACGAGGTCCGTGGCATGATCCCGCACCGACTCAGCCCGCCGGTGCACGTGATCCCAAACGGCGTGTTCCTCGAGGAGGTCGATCCGCTTCCCCCACCGGGGGCGTTCAGGTCCGCGCACGCCACGGTCGGTGATCGGCCCTACATCCTGTTCCTCAGCCGCATCCATTTCCGCAAGGGGCTGGACCACCTGGCCGATGCGTTCGCGATATTGGCGAAGCATGATCCCGGTGTGGCGCTGGTGGTCGCCGGCCCGGACGATGGCGAGCGGGGCCCGTTCGAATCGCGGATCGCCAGGCACGGCCTCGCCGATCGGGTGCTCCTGACCGGCCCGATCTACGGCCGCGACAAGTTCGCCGCGTTCGCCGATGCCGCCTGCTTCTGCCTCCCCAGCCGCGAGGAGGGCTTTTCAATGGCGATCCTCGAGGCCCTTGCGTGCCGCACGCCGGTCGTCATCTCGGACCACTGCCACTTCCCGGAAGTGGCCGAGGCGGGGGCGGGCGAGGTGGTGCCGCTCACGGCCGAGGCGCTCGCCGCGGCGCTGGCCCGGGTCCTCCAATCACCGGAGAGGGCCGAAATGGGGCAGGCTGGCCGGCGGCTGATCGAGCAGCGGTACACCTGGCGGGCCATCGCGGAGCAGTCGCTGGGGTTCTACCAATCCGCGGCGGGTACCGCCGCGCCGGCATCACCTCGCACGTGA
- a CDS encoding glycosyltransferase family 4 protein, protein MQPALPKYRVPVFREMASRGGIDFRLLYGEEPGLKNVPADGFVAESAPMRHLRLRGQPLFWQSAQTRSASRDVADVLGMTWNTRYMSGWPALRLARLRGVPTLLWGHGYSKNESEKRFRLRVRMGKEATAVLLYNHTAAERVIEAGIPRERVFVALNALDQGPIQSARERWISEPARLEAFRREAGLEGGKVVLFVSRLDPANRVDLLLQAAAKIKDRHGALRVVIVGNGPDLDRLRAMAGTLGIAANVQFPGAIYDEDRLAGYFLASRVFCYPANIGLSILHAFGYGVPVVTGNDIASHNPEIEAIREGENGLLFRHDDADSLAQVLDRQLGDADLSARLGAGAHRTVMERFTLKNMVDGMEAAVRYCAASRAR, encoded by the coding sequence GTGCAGCCGGCGCTGCCCAAGTACCGGGTGCCCGTCTTCCGTGAGATGGCGTCTCGCGGGGGAATTGATTTCCGGCTGCTCTACGGCGAGGAACCGGGGCTGAAGAACGTCCCCGCCGACGGCTTTGTTGCGGAATCGGCGCCAATGCGGCACCTGCGATTGCGAGGCCAGCCGCTGTTCTGGCAGTCCGCGCAGACCCGCTCGGCCTCGCGCGACGTGGCGGATGTGCTCGGGATGACGTGGAACACTCGCTACATGAGCGGCTGGCCGGCGCTGCGGCTGGCGCGGCTTCGCGGTGTGCCGACGCTGCTGTGGGGGCACGGCTATTCCAAGAACGAGTCGGAGAAGCGATTCCGCCTGCGCGTGCGGATGGGGAAGGAGGCGACCGCGGTGCTGCTCTACAACCACACCGCGGCGGAGCGCGTCATCGAGGCGGGCATCCCGCGCGAGCGGGTGTTCGTGGCGCTCAACGCGCTGGACCAGGGGCCGATCCAATCGGCGCGGGAGCGTTGGATCAGCGAGCCAGCCCGGCTGGAGGCTTTTCGGCGCGAGGCGGGGCTCGAGGGGGGCAAGGTGGTGCTCTTCGTCTCGCGCCTGGACCCGGCCAACCGCGTTGACCTGCTCCTGCAGGCCGCGGCGAAGATCAAGGACCGGCACGGGGCGCTGCGGGTGGTGATCGTGGGAAACGGGCCGGACCTCGATCGTCTCCGCGCGATGGCCGGCACGCTGGGGATCGCGGCGAACGTGCAGTTCCCGGGGGCGATCTACGACGAGGATCGGCTGGCGGGGTACTTCCTTGCGTCTCGAGTGTTCTGCTACCCCGCGAACATCGGCCTGAGCATCCTGCACGCATTCGGGTACGGGGTGCCGGTAGTCACCGGGAACGACATCGCGTCGCACAACCCGGAGATCGAGGCGATCCGCGAGGGCGAGAACGGGTTGCTTTTCCGGCACGACGACGCCGACTCGCTCGCCCAGGTGCTGGACCGCCAGCTGGGTGATGCGGACCTTTCGGCCCGCCTGGGCGCCGGGGCCCACCGGACCGTGATGGAACGATTTACGCTGAAGAACATGGTCGACGGGATGGAGGCGGCGGTGCGGTACTGCGCGGCGTCACGTGCGAGGTGA
- a CDS encoding DUF1275 family protein gives MFVGQAHSFVQQARLAVTLAWVAGYTNLIAILVCGSVTSHVSGTTSNLGRDMAEGMLGSGDAWPLAGYAVFLLGTFLLGAVLSGVMTELGRRRGWESIYVLPMAAEAALLLVFAVGVEQVGPAGAMVGAGHYWMTGVASAAMGLQNATITRISSGVVRTTHVTGVVTDLGLELVQFVWWLVDRPRDVPPGSMRSLVRGLRTHPTPRRLVLLASIIGSFAFGAFLGTLIHWAEPRLAMIPPVLFLVWIVYQDLVRPIAEIQPSDLISNGTVGGLPGELAVFHLKKDATRKGTVHRLPNLVGWAERLPKAARVVILDLGDVTRLDSNAALELRTVLTAFRSEQRRLVLAGLSGEQYEQLRQAGAAGVIDPTSVCADLELAVARGLVLLEELKAGDRG, from the coding sequence GTGTTTGTCGGCCAGGCGCATTCCTTCGTCCAGCAGGCCCGGCTGGCGGTGACATTGGCGTGGGTGGCGGGGTATACGAACCTGATCGCGATCCTGGTCTGTGGATCGGTGACCTCGCACGTCAGTGGGACGACGTCCAACCTCGGGCGGGACATGGCCGAAGGGATGCTGGGATCCGGGGATGCCTGGCCGCTGGCGGGGTACGCCGTGTTCCTGCTCGGGACGTTCCTGCTCGGGGCGGTCCTGTCCGGCGTCATGACGGAACTGGGCCGGAGGCGGGGGTGGGAATCCATCTATGTGCTGCCGATGGCCGCCGAGGCGGCCTTGCTGCTGGTGTTCGCCGTGGGCGTCGAGCAGGTCGGTCCGGCGGGGGCGATGGTGGGAGCGGGGCACTACTGGATGACCGGGGTGGCCTCCGCGGCGATGGGGCTGCAGAACGCGACGATCACGCGGATCAGCAGCGGGGTGGTGCGGACGACACACGTGACGGGGGTGGTGACGGACCTTGGGCTGGAGCTGGTGCAGTTTGTGTGGTGGCTGGTCGACCGGCCGCGGGACGTGCCGCCGGGGTCGATGCGGTCGCTGGTCCGCGGGCTGCGGACGCACCCGACGCCGCGCCGGCTGGTGCTGCTGGCGTCGATCATCGGGTCGTTCGCGTTCGGGGCGTTCCTGGGGACGCTGATCCATTGGGCCGAGCCGCGGCTGGCGATGATCCCGCCGGTGCTGTTCCTGGTATGGATCGTCTACCAGGATCTGGTGAGGCCGATCGCGGAGATCCAGCCGTCTGACCTCATCTCGAACGGGACGGTCGGGGGGCTGCCGGGGGAACTGGCGGTGTTCCACCTGAAGAAGGATGCGACGCGGAAGGGAACGGTGCACCGGCTGCCGAACCTGGTGGGGTGGGCGGAGCGGTTGCCCAAGGCGGCGCGGGTGGTGATCCTGGACCTGGGGGACGTCACGCGGCTGGACAGCAACGCCGCCCTGGAACTGCGGACCGTGCTGACCGCCTTCCGCAGCGAGCAGCGGCGCCTGGTGCTGGCCGGGCTCTCCGGGGAGCAGTACGAGCAACTCCGGCAGGCCGGCGCGGCGGGGGTCATCGATCCCACGAGCGTGTGCGCGGATCTGGAACTGGCGGTGGCCCGCGGGCTGGTGCTGCTGGAGGAGCTCAAGGCGGGGGACCGCGGCTGA
- the glmS gene encoding glutamine--fructose-6-phosphate transaminase (isomerizing): MCGIVAYIGQKPAQPILIEGLKRLEYRGYDSAGVAILNSKLTVARAVGRVYQLEEKLEKMGSLHGTLGIAHTRWATHGGVTEINAHPHRDDRHGIAVIHNGIIENYAALRTYLKEKGHVFQSQTDTEVISMLISELYEGDLEQAVQAALREVTGAYALAVICEKEPDTLVVARKGSPLIVGVGDKEFIVASDSSAIVAHTTQAFHLDDYNVVKITREAFSTSTIHSVPVTPKIIQLEMDLQEIELGGYEHFMLKEIHEQPAAIRNSCRGRFDITEGRVILGGLSTFAKELTRAKRVILTAQGTALHAAMIGRYLLEDLAKVTAQTEYASEFRYRNPVIEDGTVVIAVSQSGETADTLAALHEAKERGALALGVVNVVGSTVARDTDAGVYLRVGPEIGVASTKAFTGQVAVLTMIALFMARRRLMSAGDTSELLKELDRVPEKIERILEQAQRIRKVTEKYVDRENWLFLGRGYNYPTALEGALKLKEISYIHAEGMPAAEMKHGPIALINEGLPAVFIANKGRQYEKVMSNIAEVRSRGGHVIAVATEGDEHIAAVAQDVLYVPDVPEPLSPMLTVIPLQLMAYYAALLRGHDVDKPRNLAKSVTVE, encoded by the coding sequence ATGTGCGGAATCGTCGCCTACATCGGTCAAAAGCCCGCTCAACCGATCCTGATCGAGGGCCTCAAACGCCTGGAGTACCGCGGCTACGACTCGGCCGGCGTCGCCATCCTCAACTCCAAGCTCACCGTCGCCCGCGCCGTCGGCCGGGTCTACCAGCTCGAAGAGAAGCTTGAGAAGATGGGCAGCCTCCACGGCACCCTCGGCATCGCCCACACCCGCTGGGCGACCCACGGCGGGGTGACCGAGATCAACGCCCACCCCCACCGCGATGACCGGCACGGCATCGCCGTCATCCACAACGGCATCATCGAGAACTACGCCGCCCTCCGGACCTACCTGAAGGAGAAGGGCCACGTCTTCCAGTCCCAGACCGACACCGAGGTCATCTCGATGCTCATCTCCGAGCTCTACGAGGGCGACCTCGAGCAGGCAGTGCAGGCCGCGCTGCGGGAGGTGACCGGGGCGTACGCCCTGGCCGTCATCTGCGAGAAGGAGCCCGACACCCTCGTCGTCGCCCGCAAGGGCTCGCCGCTGATCGTCGGCGTCGGCGACAAGGAGTTCATCGTCGCCTCCGATTCCTCGGCCATCGTCGCCCATACCACGCAGGCCTTCCACCTCGACGACTACAACGTCGTCAAGATCACGCGCGAGGCCTTCAGCACCTCGACGATCCACTCCGTGCCCGTGACCCCCAAGATCATCCAGTTGGAGATGGACCTCCAGGAGATCGAGCTCGGCGGCTACGAGCACTTCATGCTCAAGGAGATCCACGAGCAGCCCGCCGCAATCCGGAACTCCTGCCGCGGCCGCTTCGACATCACCGAGGGCCGCGTCATCCTCGGCGGCCTCTCCACCTTCGCCAAGGAACTCACCCGCGCCAAGCGGGTCATCCTCACCGCCCAGGGCACCGCGCTGCACGCCGCCATGATCGGCCGCTACCTCCTCGAGGACCTCGCCAAGGTCACCGCCCAGACGGAGTACGCCTCCGAGTTCCGCTACCGCAACCCCGTCATCGAGGACGGCACCGTCGTCATCGCCGTCAGCCAGTCCGGCGAGACGGCCGACACGCTCGCCGCGCTGCACGAGGCGAAGGAGCGGGGGGCCCTCGCCCTGGGCGTCGTCAACGTCGTCGGTTCGACCGTGGCGCGCGATACCGATGCGGGCGTCTACCTCCGCGTCGGCCCCGAGATCGGCGTCGCCTCCACCAAGGCCTTCACCGGCCAGGTCGCCGTGCTCACGATGATCGCCCTGTTCATGGCGCGCCGGCGCCTCATGTCGGCCGGCGATACCTCCGAACTGCTCAAGGAACTCGACCGAGTCCCCGAGAAGATCGAGCGCATCCTCGAGCAGGCCCAGCGCATCCGCAAGGTCACCGAGAAGTACGTCGACCGCGAGAACTGGCTCTTCCTCGGCCGCGGCTACAACTACCCAACCGCCCTCGAGGGCGCCCTCAAGCTCAAGGAAATCTCCTACATCCACGCCGAGGGCATGCCCGCCGCCGAGATGAAGCACGGCCCCATCGCCCTCATCAACGAGGGCCTCCCCGCCGTCTTCATCGCCAACAAGGGCCGCCAGTACGAGAAGGTCATGTCCAACATCGCCGAGGTCCGCAGCCGCGGCGGCCACGTCATCGCCGTCGCCACCGAGGGCGACGAGCACATCGCCGCCGTCGCCCAGGATGTCCTCTACGTCCCCGACGTCCCCGAGCCCTTGAGCCCCATGCTCACCGTCATCCCCCTCCAGCTCATGGCCTACTACGCCGCCCTCCTCCGCGGCCACGACGTCGACAAGCCCCGCAACCTCGCCAAGAGCGTGACGGTGGAGTGA
- a CDS encoding RidA family protein translates to MPTKAEVSANLAELGLTLPEPPRPGGAYEAVRVVGHMAYVAIQFPVEGGRARWTGRLGREVTTEDGVLAARLCALNVLAQLDRAVGFERVAGIAHIQGMMQTVDGWGDWAKVLDGASKLMLHALGEGVGKHSRSLMGVERLPMDVPVALVATAGIA, encoded by the coding sequence ATGCCGACCAAAGCCGAGGTGAGCGCCAACCTTGCGGAACTGGGCCTGACCCTGCCGGAGCCGCCGCGACCTGGCGGGGCGTACGAGGCGGTGCGGGTGGTCGGGCACATGGCGTACGTGGCGATCCAGTTTCCGGTCGAGGGCGGGCGGGCGCGGTGGACCGGTCGGCTGGGGCGCGAGGTAACAACGGAGGATGGGGTGCTCGCGGCGAGACTGTGCGCGCTCAATGTGCTGGCGCAACTCGACCGCGCCGTGGGGTTTGAGCGCGTGGCGGGGATCGCTCACATCCAGGGGATGATGCAGACGGTCGATGGGTGGGGCGATTGGGCGAAGGTGCTGGATGGGGCATCGAAGTTGATGCTGCACGCGCTGGGTGAGGGCGTGGGGAAGCACTCAAGGTCGCTGATGGGCGTAGAGCGGCTGCCGATGGATGTGCCGGTGGCGCTGGTGGCGACGGCGGGAATCGCGTAG